One window of the Hypanus sabinus isolate sHypSab1 chromosome 13, sHypSab1.hap1, whole genome shotgun sequence genome contains the following:
- the LOC132403597 gene encoding legumain-like encodes MTSPESPLSSPSARGIVGRDGSGRSGHQGNPFFTWHLLWAEQPQMAGMDAVPQCDVPVVVLQNRIKSATDLEQKEKLQKDLDHLLKVREQIVQAVRQIVTLATDSTEQADRVLTSKLRLTERENYRAAVEHFQMRCFDWHKPEYEYALHQLGPFANLCVEQVPLTRIKDAIDQVSEKLKN; translated from the exons ATGACGTCACCAGAAAGTCCCCTATCCAGCCCGTCGGCGCGGGGCATTGTGGGTCGGGACGGAAGTGGCCGGTCGGGGCATCAG GGCAACCCTTTCTTCACTTGGCACCTGCTGTGGGCCGAGCAGCCTCAGATGGCAGGAATGGACGCTGTGCCACAGTGCGATGTACCTGTTGTTGTCCTTCAGAACAGGATCAAATCTGCGACGGATCTGGAGCAgaaagaaaagctgcagaaagaccTGGACCATCTCCTTAAG GTGAGAGAGCAGATCGTGCAGGCCGTGCGGCAGATTGTGACTCTGGCCACCGACTCCACCGAGCAGGCTGACCGTGTGCTCACCTCCAAGTTACGCCTGACAGAGCGGGAGAACTACCGCGCCGCGGTGGAGCATTTCCAAATGCGCTGCTTCGATTGGCACAAGCCGGAG TATGAATATGCTCTTCACCAACTGGGGCCTTTTGCCAATTTATGCGTGGAGCAGGTCCCACTGACACG GATTAAGGATGCAATTGACCAAGTGAGTGAGAAGCTGAAGAACTGA